One region of Triticum aestivum cultivar Chinese Spring chromosome 6B, IWGSC CS RefSeq v2.1, whole genome shotgun sequence genomic DNA includes:
- the LOC123136502 gene encoding 4-hydroxyphenylpyruvate dioxygenase isoform X2 has translation MPPTPTTPAATGAAAAAAVTPEHARPRRMVRFNPRSDRFHTLAFHHVEFWCADAASAAGRFAFALGAPLAARSDLSTGNSVHASQLLRSGNLAFLFTAPYANGCDAATASLPSFSADAARRFSADHGLAVRSIALRVADAAEAFRASVDGGARPAFSPVDLGRGFGFAEVELYGDVVLRFVSHPDDTDVPFLPGFEGVSNPDAVDYGLTRFDHVVGNVPELAPAAAYVAGFAGFHEFAEFTTEDVGTAESGLNSMVLANNSEGVLLPLNEPVHGTKRRSQIQTFLEHHGGPGVQHIAVASSDVLRTLREMRARSAMGGFDFLPPPLPKYYEGVRRIAGDVLSEAQIKECQELGVLVDRDDQGVLLQIFTKPVGDRPTLFLEMIQRIGCMEKDERGEEYQKGDFGGFGKGNFSELFKSIEDYEKSLEAKQSAAVQGS, from the exons ATGCCGCCCACCCCCACCACCCCGGCAGctaccggcgccgccgccgccgccgcggtgacGCCGGAGCATGCACGGCCACGTAGAATGGTCCGCTTCAACCCGCGGAGCGACCGCTTCCACACGCTCGCCTTCCACCACGTCGAGTTCTGGTGCGcggacgccgcctccgccgccggccgctTCGCCTTCGCGCTCGGCGCGCCGCTCGCCGCCAGGTCCGACCTCTCCACGGGGAACTCCGTGCACGCCTCCCAGCTGCTCCGCTCGGGCAACCTCGCCTTCCTCTTCACCGCGCCCTACGCGAACGGCTGcgacgccgccaccgcctccctgcCCTCCTTCTCCGCCGACGCCGCGCGCCGGTTCTCCGCGGACCACGGGCTCGCAGTGCGCTCCATAGCACTGCGCGTCGCAGACGCCGCAGAGGCCTTCCGCGCCAGCGTCGACGGAGGCGCGCGCCCGGCCTTCAGCCCCGTGGACCTCGGCCGCGGCTTCGGCTTCGCGGAGGTCGAGCTCTACGGCGACGTCGTGCTCCGCTTCGTCAGTCACCCGGATGACACGGACGTGCCCTTCTTGCCGGGGTTCGAGGGCGTGAGCAACCCGGATGCCGTGGACTACGGCCTGACGCGGTTCGACCACGTCGTCGGCAACGTCCCGGAGCTTGCCCCCGCCGCCGCATACGTCGCCGGGTTCGCGGGGTTCCACGAGTTCGCCGAGTTCACGACGGAGGACGTGGGCACGGCCGAGAGCGGGCTCAACTCGATGGTGCTCGCCAACAACTCCGAGGGCGTGCTGCTGCCGCTCAACGAGCCGGTGCACGGCACCAAGCGCCGGAGCCAGATACAGACGTTcctggaacaccacggtggccCGGGCGTGCAGCACATcgcggtggccagcagcgacgtGCTCAGGACGCTCAGGGAGATGCGTGCGCGCTCCGCCATGGGCGGCTTCGACTTCCTGCCACCCCCGCTGCCGAAGTACTATGAAGGCGTGCGGCGCATCGCGGGGGATGTGCTCTCGGAGGCGCAGATCAAGGAATGCCAGGAGCTGGGGGTGCTCGTCGACAGGGACGACCAAGGGGTGTTGCTCCAAATCTTCACCAAGCCAGTGGGGGACAG GCCAACGTTGTTCCTGGAGATGATCCAAAGGATCGGGTGCATGGAGAAGGACGAGAGAGGGGAAGAGTACCAGAAGGGTGACTTCGGAGGGTTTGGCAAAGGCAACTTCTCCGAGCTGTTCAAGTCCATTGAGGATTATGAGAAGTCCCTTGAAGCCAAGCAATCTGCTGCAGTTCAGGGATCATAG
- the LOC123136502 gene encoding 4-hydroxyphenylpyruvate dioxygenase isoform X1, with product MPPTPTTPAATGAAAAAAVTPEHARPRRMVRFNPRSDRFHTLAFHHVEFWCADAASAAGRFAFALGAPLAARSDLSTGNSVHASQLLRSGNLAFLFTAPYANGCDAATASLPSFSADAARRFSADHGLAVRSIALRVADAAEAFRASVDGGARPAFSPVDLGRGFGFAEVELYGDVVLRFVSHPDDTDVPFLPGFEGVSNPDAVDYGLTRFDHVVGNVPELAPAAAYVAGFAGFHEFAEFTTEDVGTAESGLNSMVLANNSEGVLLPLNEPVHGTKRRSQIQTFLEHHGGPGVQHIAVASSDVLRTLREMRARSAMGGFDFLPPPLPKYYEGVRRIAGDVLSEAQIKECQELGVLVDRDDQGVLLQIFTKPVGDRPTLFLEMIQRIGCMEKDERGEEYQKGGCGGFGKGNFSELFKSIEDYEKSLEAKQSAAVQAS from the exons ATGCCGCCCACCCCCACCACCCCGGCAGctaccggcgccgccgccgccgccgcggtgacGCCGGAGCATGCACGGCCACGTAGAATGGTCCGCTTCAACCCGCGGAGCGACCGCTTCCACACGCTCGCCTTCCACCACGTCGAGTTCTGGTGCGcggacgccgcctccgccgccggccgctTCGCCTTCGCGCTCGGCGCGCCGCTCGCCGCCAGGTCCGACCTCTCCACGGGGAACTCCGTGCACGCCTCCCAGCTGCTCCGCTCGGGCAACCTCGCCTTCCTCTTCACCGCGCCCTACGCGAACGGCTGcgacgccgccaccgcctccctgcCCTCCTTCTCCGCCGACGCCGCGCGCCGGTTCTCCGCGGACCACGGGCTCGCAGTGCGCTCCATAGCACTGCGCGTCGCAGACGCCGCAGAGGCCTTCCGCGCCAGCGTCGACGGAGGCGCGCGCCCGGCCTTCAGCCCCGTGGACCTCGGCCGCGGCTTCGGCTTCGCGGAGGTCGAGCTCTACGGCGACGTCGTGCTCCGCTTCGTCAGTCACCCGGATGACACGGACGTGCCCTTCTTGCCGGGGTTCGAGGGCGTGAGCAACCCGGATGCCGTGGACTACGGCCTGACGCGGTTCGACCACGTCGTCGGCAACGTCCCGGAGCTTGCCCCCGCCGCCGCATACGTCGCCGGGTTCGCGGGGTTCCACGAGTTCGCCGAGTTCACGACGGAGGACGTGGGCACGGCCGAGAGCGGGCTCAACTCGATGGTGCTCGCCAACAACTCCGAGGGCGTGCTGCTGCCGCTCAACGAGCCGGTGCACGGCACCAAGCGCCGGAGCCAGATACAGACGTTcctggaacaccacggtggccCGGGCGTGCAGCACATcgcggtggccagcagcgacgtGCTCAGGACGCTCAGGGAGATGCGTGCGCGCTCCGCCATGGGCGGCTTCGACTTCCTGCCACCCCCGCTGCCGAAGTACTATGAAGGCGTGCGGCGCATCGCGGGGGATGTGCTCTCGGAGGCGCAGATCAAGGAATGCCAGGAGCTGGGGGTGCTCGTCGACAGGGACGACCAAGGGGTGTTGCTCCAAATCTTCACCAAGCCAGTGGGGGACAG GCCAACGCTGTTCCTGGAGATGATCCAAAGGATCGGGTGCATGGAGAAGGACGAGAGAGGGGAAGAGTACCAGAAGGGTGGCTGCGGCGGGTTTGGCAAAGGCAACTTCTCCGAGCTGTTCAAGTCCATTGAGGATTATGAGAAATCCCTTGAAGCCAAGCAATCTGCTGCAGTTCAGGCATCATAG